Proteins encoded together in one Bacteroidota bacterium window:
- the gldG gene encoding gliding motility-associated ABC transporter substrate-binding protein GldG, whose protein sequence is MQDKRKSIRKTHVFELISGILIILMMNIAGSYIFFRLDLTSEKRYSLSTATKELLRELDDIVYFQVYLEGDFPAGFKRLRNSTKEMLDEFRAYSDFIEYDFINPSASDDPSERNSTYNLLVERGLNPTDLQVSTGDGMSKQIIFPGAIVSYRGDEMPVELLRSQLGIPPVEVLNNSIQELEFNLANAVKNITATMKPKVAFITGHGELGELETADITRALSDQYQVERVEIDGKISALTERNYSDTAATGFYNKFKAIIIAQPDSAFSEKDKFIIDQYIMRGGKVLWLIDPMLGSMDSLQKSGATVSISKDLNLEDMLFNYGVRLNYDLVMDLNALPIPLTVGSVAGQPQIDFFDWYYLPVITPMSEHPVVKNLNAIKTEFVSSMDTIAIPGIRKTVLLTTSPYSRIVNAPVYINLNILQQEPDPAIYSHPPVPLAILLEGSFSSVYENRMPPTILNSKEIGFREKSQPTGMIVISDGDVIRNQFHFSQGYPLPLGYDQYTRQTFGNKELILNALNYLTDGPGLISIRSRELKLRLLDITRANQNKLFWQLFNVLTPVVVIVLAGIVFYVVRRRRYAG, encoded by the coding sequence CCACGAAGGAATTGCTCAGAGAACTTGATGATATTGTTTATTTCCAGGTTTATCTGGAGGGTGATTTCCCGGCAGGTTTTAAGCGTTTACGAAACTCGACCAAAGAGATGCTGGATGAGTTCAGGGCATACAGCGACTTTATTGAATACGATTTCATCAATCCTTCGGCCAGTGATGATCCATCAGAGCGAAATAGCACATATAACCTTTTAGTAGAAAGGGGATTGAATCCAACCGACCTGCAGGTGAGTACCGGTGACGGTATGTCGAAGCAGATCATTTTCCCCGGTGCCATTGTTTCATACCGAGGAGATGAAATGCCTGTTGAGCTTTTGAGATCCCAGTTAGGCATACCGCCGGTGGAGGTTTTAAATAATTCTATCCAGGAGCTCGAATTCAATCTTGCCAACGCGGTAAAAAATATCACTGCCACCATGAAGCCTAAGGTTGCCTTTATCACCGGCCATGGGGAACTTGGAGAACTGGAGACTGCCGATATTACGCGTGCTCTTTCCGACCAATATCAGGTGGAAAGGGTCGAGATCGATGGAAAAATCAGTGCTTTGACCGAAAGAAATTATTCTGATACAGCTGCCACAGGGTTCTACAATAAGTTCAAAGCCATAATTATTGCCCAGCCCGATTCGGCTTTCAGTGAAAAGGATAAGTTTATCATCGATCAGTATATAATGCGGGGAGGTAAAGTGTTGTGGCTTATCGATCCTATGCTTGGTTCCATGGATAGTCTGCAGAAATCCGGTGCTACGGTTTCCATTTCCAAGGACCTGAACCTTGAAGATATGCTGTTTAACTATGGAGTCAGACTGAATTATGATCTGGTGATGGATCTCAATGCCCTTCCCATTCCCCTTACTGTAGGTTCCGTGGCCGGTCAGCCCCAGATCGATTTCTTTGATTGGTATTACCTTCCTGTTATAACTCCGATGTCAGAGCATCCTGTAGTTAAAAACCTGAATGCAATAAAAACAGAATTTGTCAGCAGTATGGATACCATTGCTATTCCGGGAATCAGGAAAACAGTTTTGTTGACGACCTCACCGTATTCCAGGATAGTGAATGCGCCGGTATATATCAATCTTAATATCCTGCAGCAGGAACCTGACCCGGCGATATACAGCCATCCGCCCGTACCCCTGGCAATTTTGCTTGAGGGGAGTTTTTCATCGGTTTATGAAAACAGGATGCCTCCAACCATTCTGAACAGTAAAGAAATCGGATTCCGGGAAAAGAGTCAGCCAACCGGTATGATCGTGATCTCGGATGGAGATGTGATCAGGAACCAGTTTCATTTTTCACAGGGATATCCTCTGCCATTGGGTTATGATCAGTATACACGCCAAACATTCGGAAATAAGGAGTTGATCCTTAATGCATTAAATTACCTGACGGATGGGCCGGGGCTCATATCTATTCGTTCAAGAGAGCTTAAGTTAAGATTGCTGGATATAACCCGTGCCAACCAGAATAAACTTTTCTGGCAGTTATTTAATGTTCTGACACCTGTAGTGGTGATCGTGCTTGCCGGGATTGTATTTTATGTGGTGAGGAGGAGGAGGTATGCTGGATAA
- a CDS encoding DUF4340 domain-containing protein, with amino-acid sequence MRKGKWIFIVVIVLAVIVLILVLSDRNSTLDSGSAVFAVEDTASVTRIFLADMENNTVLLERKENGMWMLNGKYKAHSFQVNDMLRTMRELKVRTPVPRAARNNVISRLSASAIKVEIYQIKPLIGILDLFPRERLTKVYYVGDATQDNLGTFMNMEGYDDPYVVFIPSFRGFVAPRYSTNEDDWRDHTVFNTPLRRLQSVSLEFMENPEESFTVNRTQDNEFNLHLSDKGLSVPYDTLRMLNFLSSFGDLRFEAVLTNSLSEDYIDSIRNTRPAHILTIVDIDNDTNSIITYRKKGFSEVYDDTEGLQLVPFDLDRLYAVMNEGQDFVLLQYFVFDKALRSASYLRGLTDRNPIPVTEPR; translated from the coding sequence ATGCGTAAGGGAAAATGGATTTTTATTGTAGTTATTGTTTTAGCTGTTATTGTATTAATTCTGGTATTATCGGATAGGAACAGCACGCTTGACAGCGGTTCTGCTGTTTTTGCCGTTGAGGATACGGCAAGCGTTACCCGTATTTTCCTGGCTGATATGGAAAACAACACTGTTTTACTGGAAAGAAAAGAAAATGGGATGTGGATGTTGAATGGAAAATACAAGGCACATTCTTTTCAGGTGAACGATATGCTTCGCACCATGCGGGAATTGAAGGTCAGGACTCCGGTTCCTCGTGCAGCGCGCAACAACGTGATTTCACGTTTATCGGCGTCAGCTATTAAGGTAGAGATATACCAGATCAAGCCACTTATTGGAATCCTGGATCTTTTCCCCCGTGAAAGGCTTACCAAGGTTTATTATGTTGGGGATGCAACTCAGGATAACCTGGGGACATTCATGAATATGGAGGGTTATGACGATCCTTATGTTGTCTTCATCCCGAGTTTCCGTGGTTTTGTTGCACCCAGGTACTCGACCAATGAAGACGATTGGAGGGATCATACGGTTTTTAATACCCCTCTCAGGAGACTGCAGTCTGTTTCTCTTGAATTTATGGAAAACCCTGAAGAGTCATTTACAGTAAACCGGACCCAGGATAATGAGTTTAATCTGCATCTGTCTGATAAAGGCTTATCAGTTCCTTACGACACTCTCCGTATGCTGAATTTTCTGTCTTCATTCGGGGATTTACGTTTCGAGGCAGTACTCACGAACTCTTTAAGCGAAGATTATATCGACTCCATCCGCAATACAAGGCCTGCACATATCCTTACCATAGTAGATATTGACAATGATACCAACAGTATAATAACATACCGGAAAAAGGGATTCAGTGAAGTTTATGATGACACAGAAGGATTACAACTCGTGCCTTTCGATCTCGACAGGCTTTATGCTGTTATGAATGAGGGTCAGGATTTTGTGTTGTTGCAATATTTTGTTTTTGACAAAGCTTTAAGGTCGGCATCGTATTTACGTGGGCTTACTGACCGTAATCCCATTCCGGTCACAGAACCAAGGTAG
- a CDS encoding oligosaccharide flippase family protein — protein sequence MELRQLRSEFFRNVMTLMTGTAIAQAIPLLLSPVLSRLYDPEDFATLALFMSVASMLGVVSTARYELAIMLPKSQRDAMNVLMLSIGIAVLVSVFSLVLILIFHDDILRLFSAPELSVWLYFVPLMVLFMGVYQSFNYWSTRNKTFTRNSVSRISQSVGMSAVNLSLGAVGAGPAGLVSGSFTGQFIAALVLSWNAILHPRDWRKNFSYDSIRLNAVKYSSFARINTPHAFVDTLQDHGIVFIIIYYFSKVVLGSYSFAYRVLKAPVGLIGSSMYQVFYQKASSTYHEGGDIRPMLVRIYRNLFLLGLPVFLVLFLFSPEIFSFVFSEKYRTAGEIAQLLMPWLFLNFMVMPVTCIAIVVNRQRGAFLISVTDVVLKVVALVVGGITGDYELAFGLMSILCSLLLIFAMFWYYRISGVKFVKSYE from the coding sequence ATGGAATTGCGCCAGCTCAGATCAGAGTTTTTCAGGAATGTAATGACCCTGATGACGGGAACGGCCATAGCTCAGGCCATTCCGCTTCTTCTTTCACCCGTCCTGAGTCGCTTATATGATCCCGAAGACTTTGCCACTCTGGCCCTTTTTATGTCGGTTGCTTCGATGTTAGGTGTTGTGTCCACAGCACGTTATGAGCTGGCCATTATGTTACCGAAATCTCAGCGGGATGCAATGAACGTGTTGATGCTTTCTATCGGGATCGCTGTTTTGGTTTCGGTTTTTAGTTTGGTTCTGATTCTGATTTTCCATGATGACATACTTCGTTTGTTTAGTGCTCCGGAGTTGTCGGTATGGTTATACTTTGTTCCGTTGATGGTACTTTTTATGGGTGTTTATCAAAGTTTTAACTATTGGTCGACGCGCAATAAGACTTTTACCCGAAATTCGGTCAGCCGGATTTCACAATCCGTTGGTATGTCGGCAGTTAATCTGTCATTAGGCGCAGTCGGTGCCGGTCCTGCAGGATTGGTCAGCGGATCTTTTACAGGTCAGTTTATAGCTGCATTGGTACTTTCCTGGAATGCCATACTTCATCCCCGCGACTGGAGGAAGAATTTTTCATACGATTCCATCAGGCTCAATGCGGTTAAATATTCCAGTTTTGCCAGGATCAATACACCACATGCTTTTGTTGACACTTTGCAGGACCATGGGATAGTATTCATCATCATTTACTACTTTTCGAAGGTAGTATTGGGTTCCTATAGTTTTGCCTACAGGGTTTTAAAAGCTCCTGTAGGGCTAATAGGCAGTTCCATGTATCAGGTATTTTATCAGAAAGCCTCATCCACTTATCATGAAGGCGGGGATATAAGGCCGATGCTGGTTCGCATCTATCGCAACCTTTTCCTGTTGGGATTACCTGTTTTCCTGGTATTGTTCCTGTTTTCACCGGAGATATTCTCCTTTGTTTTTTCAGAAAAGTACCGGACAGCCGGTGAAATTGCCCAATTGCTGATGCCCTGGCTGTTCCTGAACTTCATGGTAATGCCGGTAACCTGTATTGCTATTGTGGTAAACCGTCAGCGCGGAGCATTCCTGATCTCCGTTACAGATGTAGTTTTAAAGGTTGTTGCTTTAGTTGTAGGAGGTATCACAGGCGATTATGAACTTGCTTTCGGACTGATGAGCATACTATGCAGTCTTCTGCTTATTTTTGCTATGTTTTGGTATTACAGGATTTCTGGAGTTAAATTTGTAAAATCTTATGAGTAG